The nucleotide window ACTCAATTATCTGCTTTCTTTTTTCCGTGACCATCTTTCTTCTTTGATCAGTGGTAAGGTTTAGCTCGCCTTTTTTTAGAATCAGTTCAATTATTTCGTTAGTGTCTTGTGTTTTGAATGCCTTGAGTAGTTTTTCAGTGGATGCCCGAGTTCCCTTGTTGGAGTCAGTATAGACCTCATCGGACACCAAAACGGTAGAGACATCCTTTCTTTTGCCAAGCTTGTATTCCAAGGCAGGATCCGGCTTGACTAGAATCTCAAATTTCTCCCCGGCAACAGAGTGCCTAATTACGGTTACATCAGTCATGGGATAGGTATCAAATATCGGTATTTATCTCTGTCAAAATCACGCCCAGAGCCACGCTAGATTTTTATGTGGACTTGGAAAAATTTTTCTAATTGCCTTCTTTGGAGATAATTTCACAAGATAAAAATCGCATGTCAGTAAAACTAAAGGGCGTTGCATTACAATATGCAAATGCGCTAAGACGAATATGCCTAAACGGTGTTCCAGTCTTTGCCATCGACACTGTAGACATGATTGAAAACTCGTCTGTAATGTCAGATGAGGGCATCTCGCACAGATTGGGCCTAATTCCACTAAAGACAGACCTCAAACGATTCTCAGAGCCACACCTTTGCTCTTGCAAAAGCCAGGCAGGCTGCTCAAACTGTAGAGTTATGTTAGTTATTGATTCAGGCAATACAGAAACTACCCGTACTGTTACATCATCCGAGTTAAGCTCTGAGGACCAAACAGTAAAGTCAGTTTCAGATAAAATTCCAATTGTCCAGCTAGCCCCAGGCCAAAAGATAAAACTTGAGGCATATGCAAGACTTGGACGCGGATCAACACATGCCAAGTGGAACTCGGCAAATGTTGCTGTTCTGACCCACACCGACAAAGAAGGTGAATATGTCTTGACTGTAGAGACAACCGGTGCACTCAGCCCAGAGCAAATAATCACAGCAGGTGTTGATGAGCTTGCTCAAAGACTGGAAGAGTTTAAGGAAGTAATTACAGAGCTAAAAGCCTAATCATAACATTATATTTGGGTTCCAAAAGCGCAATATCTATGACCAATCAGCTAGTGCTAAGCATGATAAAGGAGCTAAAGGCAGCATCCACTAAGAACAAGGCTCCAATTTGGTCAAACCTTGCAGAGATGGCACTAAAGCCAAAGATTGCAAAAAGACTAGTCAACCTAACAAAACTTAGCACCGTGACTAAGGATAATGAAGTGGTAGTCATTCCAGGCAAGGTTTTAGGCACAGGCAACATTTCCCACAAACTCACATTATGCTCATTTTCTATTTCTACTGCAGCTGCCAAAAAGATCAAGGCAGCAGGCGGCAAAATAATCACATATTCTGATTTGATTTCTAAATTCCCAACAGGAAAAGGCGTGAGAATAATTGGATAAGCAACAATCAGTAATAGTTGATGGGACAAATCTTTTGGCAGGCAGACTAAGCTCAAATGTGGCAAAACTACTTCTCCAAGGAAACCGCGTCACTGTTGTAAATTGCGAAAAAATACTGATCAGTGGAAATAGAAGAAACATCATCCAAAACTACAAGGACTTTTTGTCAATTTCCAGTATCTTACACCCAGAGCACGGTCCATACCACCCACGCAGACCAGACACCATAATGTCCAGAATGATCCGTGGAATGCTTCCAAGAAAAAAACCATCAGGAGATGCAGCACTTAGAAGATTGCGCACATACATCGGCGTTCCAAGCGGACTAGGCTCATCAGAAAAGACTACTTTTGATAATGCAAAGATAACAAGACCACAATCCAACTACACCAGTATGTCAGATCTTGCACTAGAGGTAGGATGGTCACGATGACTCCAAAGACAGAGATCTATTTTGCAACAAGAAAGACATCAAAAGCACATGTCTACATCACAAAAGGCTCAGGCCGAGTTAGAATAAACAACACACCAGCAGAGATGATTGTTCAAGAGGTTGCACGTGAGGTAATTCTCAGCCCTCTAGAAATTGCAGGTGACTTACGAGCTAAGGTAGACATTTCAGTTCGTGTTAAAGGCGGCGGATTTATGGGTCAAGCATATGCAGCAGCAACTGCAATATCTCGAGCGCTAACAGGTTGGACAAAATCTAAAAAAGAGCCAAAAGAGCACCCATTTCCAAAGCAGACAAGAACAGATCTTAGAAAAAGAATAAACGACTTTGACAAACACCTCCTAAGTGGAGATGCCAGAAGAAAAGAGCCAAAGAAGTTCGGCGGACCTGGCGCAAGAAGAAGAAAGCAAAAGTCATACAGGTAGATTGAAAGCAGTAATCTTAGCAGGCGGTAAAGGAACGCGTGCTAAACCTTTTACTGATTATTTCCCAAAGGCAATGATTCCAGTAGATGGAAAACCACTGATTGCCTACACAATACAGCACCTGTTGTCGTTTGATTTTATTTCCGAGATCACAATAGTGTGTGACCTGAAAGGGTTTGGCGGTCAGATCAAAAACTATTTTGCAGAATCAAAAAAGATCAAGTTTGTCCAAGACTCATCCAGTGGTACTGCAGGTGATCTGATGCACCTAAAAATAGCAAAAAATGAGCCATTCTTTTTATGGTTTGCAGACAACCTATGTGCGTTGGATCTGAGAAAAATGCTCAAGCATTATACCAATAAAAACAGTTTAGCATGCATTGCAACAAGACAATTCCGAAAAGAAGAGACTGGCTTTGCTCAGGTTAAAGATGGGGTGGTAAGCCAGTTTATTGAAAAACCGCTCATAAAGATGGAAGACTGTGAATGTACTGGGATCTATGTTTTATCGGGTAAGATTTTAGATGTGATAAGATCAAAGGCAAAGAAAAACCTCAACTTATCATATGATATACTACAAGAACTATCAAAGAAAGATTTGGTCAGCTCATTTGACATAGGCAAAACCCCATGGGTAGATGTGGAATCTCCTGCGGTCCTTGAGAGAAAATCAGATTCAATAAAAAATATAATCAGTCAAATTCAAAAGTGACTTTTCTCATATTGTGAGATTTTGTCTTGGCGCCGTAGTGTGACTGCAATATCATCCAATCCCTCAAGCAATGTCTTTTTTCTTGATTCATCAATGTCAAATCGTATGGATTTGGAATCATGTTTAATGGTCTGAGTTGCAAGATCAACTGTAACGACATGATCAGTATTCATTAAATCAGACACCAAATCCTTTGGTAATGAGATCGGTAAAATTCCATTTTTGAAGCAATTATTATAGAAAATATCTGCAAACGAAGGTGCAATCACAACATCAAATCCATAGTCCTTTAGTGCCCAAGCAGCATGCTCACGGCTAGAACCGCACCCAAAGTTCTCACCACTCACCAAGATATGCGAGCCAGAAAATTTTGGATTATTTATGACAAAATCTCTTTTTGGATTACCGTTTTGATCAAAGCGCCAGTCATAGAACAAAAACTTGCCAAATCCAGTCCTTTGGACTAGTTTTAGGAACTGTTTTGGTACAATTTGATCAGTGTCAATGTTTGGCCTATCAAGTGGAGTTATGACACTAGAGACGGTGGTTATTTTGTCCATATCACATCCATTCCCTAACATCAACAAAGTGGCCTGCTATTGCAGCAGCTGATGCCATAACAGGACTAACCAAATGAGTTCTCCCACCAGAACCTTGTCTGCCTTCAAAGTTTCTATTTGAGGTACTGGCGCATCGCTCACCTCTTGATAGAATGTCAGGATTCATCCCAAGACACATGCTACATCCGGATTCACGCCACTCAAAGTTTGCATCCTTGAATATTTTATCAAGGCCCATTTCCTCTGCCTGTTTCTTTACCTGTTGAGATCCCGGAACCACCAGAACACTAACATTTGGAGATGCCTTTCGTCCATGAATTACACTTGCCGCCTCAATCAAATCTTGTAGTCTTGCATTTGTGCAAGAACCAATAAAGACACGATCTAATTTGATATCAGTGATTGGAGTACCTGATTTGAGATCCATGTATTCCAGTGCTTTTTTTGCAGCTATTTCTTGACTGGAATCGCCCTTGGCAAATTCTGCAGGGTTTGGGACAACATCAGTAACATCCACAGTCATTGCAGGATTTGTCCCCCAGCTTACCTGTGGAATGATTTGCGATGCATCAATTGAAAATGATCTATCAAATTTTGCACCATCATCTGTTTTGAGTGTCTTTTTCCACTCATCTACCAATTCGTCATAGTTTTTTGGAGTATATCGTTTGTTTTTTAGATAATCAAATGTTTTTTGGTCCGGCGCAACAAGGCCTGCTCGAGCACCGCCCTCAATAGACATGTTACATATGGTCATGCGCTCATCCATGGAGAGATCCGAGATTGCCTGCCCACGATATTCTAGTACGGTTCCATTGCCGCCAGCAGTACCGATTTTTTTAATTATAGACAGTATGATGTCCTTGGCGGTAATGGCATGATTGTTTTTTCTTTTCCCATCTACTCTAATCTCAAATGTCTTTGGCTTGTCTAAAACAAGGCATTGAGTTGCCAAGACATGCTCCACATCAGAGGTTCCAATTCCTAAGGCAAATGCCCCAAATGCGCCATGGGTTGAGGTGTGCGAGTCCCCACAAACAATTGTAGTTCCAGGCAATGTTATACCAAGCTCAGGTCCAATCACATGAACTATTCCTTGGTAGGGACTGTCCAGGCCAAATAGTTCAATTCCAAATTCCTTGCAGTTTTGTTCCAGTGTTTTGATCTGTGTTGCAGAAATTTGATCAATTATTGGTAAGGATCTATTAGTGGTCGGCACATTATGATCCATTGTGGCAAACGTAAGATCTGGCCGTCTCACCTTTCTTTTGTTGATTCGTAATCCATCAAATGCCTGAGGTGATGTCACCTCATGAATCATGTGTCTATCTACATAGAGTAGTGATCTGCCGTCAATCTCATCTACTTTGTGCGAGTCCCAAATCTTTTCGAATAACGTCTTTGCCATAGTATGATCAGATCAGTTAGGTATAAAATTGTAAATCAGTCAGGCTTGTACTTGAAGAGGCCGCCTGCGGCAATAATTTTTGATACAATTTCCGAGAATGGTTTCATGGAGTAGGTTTGGTTTTTTGTTAGGTTTTTGATTTCATTTTTTGATGTGTCCACTTGGATTTGATCACCATCCGAAATTTTACCATATGTTTGCTCATCTACCTCTATTGGTAGCAAAAATCCTCCATCCACAGCATTTCTATAGAAAATTCTGGCAAAGGAGACTGCAATCACTCCCTGTATTCCACACTGACTAAGAGCAATTGGTGCGTGTTCCCTTGATGAACCACAACCAAAGTTTCTTCCAGCAACCAAAAAATCTCCCTTTTGCACCTTGGAATGGAAATTAGGATCAATTCCCTCCATTGCATGTT belongs to Candidatus Nitrosotenuis cloacae and includes:
- the leuC gene encoding 3-isopropylmalate dehydratase large subunit; the encoded protein is MAKTLFEKIWDSHKVDEIDGRSLLYVDRHMIHEVTSPQAFDGLRINKRKVRRPDLTFATMDHNVPTTNRSLPIIDQISATQIKTLEQNCKEFGIELFGLDSPYQGIVHVIGPELGITLPGTTIVCGDSHTSTHGAFGAFALGIGTSDVEHVLATQCLVLDKPKTFEIRVDGKRKNNHAITAKDIILSIIKKIGTAGGNGTVLEYRGQAISDLSMDERMTICNMSIEGGARAGLVAPDQKTFDYLKNKRYTPKNYDELVDEWKKTLKTDDGAKFDRSFSIDASQIIPQVSWGTNPAMTVDVTDVVPNPAEFAKGDSSQEIAAKKALEYMDLKSGTPITDIKLDRVFIGSCTNARLQDLIEAASVIHGRKASPNVSVLVVPGSQQVKKQAEEMGLDKIFKDANFEWRESGCSMCLGMNPDILSRGERCASTSNRNFEGRQGSGGRTHLVSPVMASAAAIAGHFVDVREWM
- the rpsI gene encoding 30S ribosomal protein S9, producing MTPKTEIYFATRKTSKAHVYITKGSGRVRINNTPAEMIVQEVAREVILSPLEIAGDLRAKVDISVRVKGGGFMGQAYAAATAISRALTGWTKSKKEPKEHPFPKQTRTDLRKRINDFDKHLLSGDARRKEPKKFGGPGARRRKQKSYR
- the leuD gene encoding 3-isopropylmalate dehydratase small subunit, producing MDKITTVSSVITPLDRPNIDTDQIVPKQFLKLVQRTGFGKFLFYDWRFDQNGNPKRDFVINNPKFSGSHILVSGENFGCGSSREHAAWALKDYGFDVVIAPSFADIFYNNCFKNGILPISLPKDLVSDLMNTDHVVTVDLATQTIKHDSKSIRFDIDESRKKTLLEGLDDIAVTLRRQDKISQYEKSHF
- a CDS encoding 50S ribosomal protein L18e; amino-acid sequence: MTNQLVLSMIKELKAASTKNKAPIWSNLAEMALKPKIAKRLVNLTKLSTVTKDNEVVVIPGKVLGTGNISHKLTLCSFSISTAAAKKIKAAGGKIITYSDLISKFPTGKGVRIIG
- a CDS encoding 50S ribosomal protein L13, whose protein sequence is MDKQQSVIVDGTNLLAGRLSSNVAKLLLQGNRVTVVNCEKILISGNRRNIIQNYKDFLSISSILHPEHGPYHPRRPDTIMSRMIRGMLPRKKPSGDAALRRLRTYIGVPSGLGSSEKTTFDNAKITRPQSNYTSMSDLALEVGWSR
- a CDS encoding nucleotidyltransferase family protein, with the protein product MKAVILAGGKGTRAKPFTDYFPKAMIPVDGKPLIAYTIQHLLSFDFISEITIVCDLKGFGGQIKNYFAESKKIKFVQDSSSGTAGDLMHLKIAKNEPFFLWFADNLCALDLRKMLKHYTNKNSLACIATRQFRKEETGFAQVKDGVVSQFIEKPLIKMEDCECTGIYVLSGKILDVIRSKAKKNLNLSYDILQELSKKDLVSSFDIGKTPWVDVESPAVLERKSDSIKNIISQIQK
- the leuD gene encoding 3-isopropylmalate dehydratase (catalyzes the isomerization between 2-isopropylmalate and 3-isopropylmalate in leucine biosynthesis) translates to MAKAIKYEKDNIDTDVIIPGQYLKLHDYDEIAKHAMEGIDPNFHSKVQKGDFLVAGRNFGCGSSREHAPIALSQCGIQGVIAVSFARIFYRNAVDGGFLLPIEVDEQTYGKISDGDQIQVDTSKNEIKNLTKNQTYSMKPFSEIVSKIIAAGGLFKYKPD
- a CDS encoding DNA-directed RNA polymerase subunit D: MPSLEIISQDKNRMSVKLKGVALQYANALRRICLNGVPVFAIDTVDMIENSSVMSDEGISHRLGLIPLKTDLKRFSEPHLCSCKSQAGCSNCRVMLVIDSGNTETTRTVTSSELSSEDQTVKSVSDKIPIVQLAPGQKIKLEAYARLGRGSTHAKWNSANVAVLTHTDKEGEYVLTVETTGALSPEQIITAGVDELAQRLEEFKEVITELKA